AGTTAGTCCGTTTTTTTTCTTGAACGGATGGATCTTTGTATATTTGAATTGAAACTAGTAAGTGTGTTATTCAATGATttaaaatacacaaaatatatgtgattaacaagtatatatgttttgtacCACATAGTTTACGTAATGTTACgtgttttccaaaacaaaatgtaaaatatgttttgaaaaactatgtgtacattttcaaaacttgaaaaacttcacccaaattaagtttttcaattttttttttttttttggttccaaacataaattgaaacggagggttcacataaattgaaacggagggagtaagaaAAAAGAGGGTAAATATCATATTTGGAGATTGAAAGAATCTCATCAAGGGTCACAATAAAGGACCATACCAGGCTTTCAACTAAGTTGCAGTGAATTAATTTGCTGATAATTGTTAGAAAGGGTTAAGACTTTTGAGATATGTTTATCACCTCAATTTGCCAGTGACAGTACACACAACAGTACCTACTAAGAAGTAAGAACCagccttcatttttcatcagaGAGACTAAACTATGTCGAAAGGGGGAAATTAAGGTTCCTGGTAAACATGTAACAACGCAACATAATAAAACTAGcgatagcttttttttttttttgagagaaaaaaattctGAAAGTTTTATTATGTTGCACTCTTTAAAGCAGGCTTTTGGCATACATCTTCGACGGTATACTTAGCTGGGGTGAAAAGCATAGAAGGGAAAGGGTTACTTCTCTTGTTAGGTAAGGAAATAAAGAGGGGATAAAAAGTGGATAGGTAATGCCAGTTTATCAATCTCTCCTAAACAAGACAGAGAAGGAAGTATATGGCTTTTACATACCTTCCAAACATATTAAAAACATGGAGAcgtttatgagttatggaagtaAAAACCTTCCTCTTCTCAGAACTAGATATAGTATAAATGTGCATCGATTACATTGAAGATAAGTAGATTCCAATCAGCCGTAACAGAGTCAAATACTTTCAGATAGGTTCATCAAATGGCCTCTATCTCCAACCATAATGGACAACTTTCCTCGTGAGTCTAAATAACCATACAACACAATGCAACAACTGGAAGAGCCAGTTTCCATAAATAATGTTTAAACAAATTGGCTCGTGTATATAATTGTGAGGGCTCATAATTCATCCATGCAGTTTCTCCCAAACGGAAATTTTCTAGTACTGCTTTCATACGAACTGAAATGGTAACAATCATCCAGACAATTTCCTTACCTGTTGGTCTAAATAACCTTGGTTCGCCATATAGCGTTGTGAATACAAATGTTTGATTTGTTCCCTGTCAACaataatacaataataatattagCCATGTAAACAAAATCAAAGCTAGGTGAAGATGAGAAAGGCAGATATAGGCTATTGTTTTTTAATTCTTCATTTGGAGTTGAGGGGGTTTGAGACCCCGTTTCTGCACCAAGTCAATTACCAAGAGTAAGATTACACAAGAAACTGGTGGTTTTCTTTTTGAACATTACTTCGCTATTAGATTTTTTTCAGTTAAAGAAAATTTAATCCTGCATTTGATTGCTTTATTACTTGGTACTTCCTCTTTGCAGTAGGCCTCAAAGGTGCATCAAGCAACCCACCAAATACTGCACCCTTCTTATCACCGGTAATCTGAGACAAACATTATAAAGAAAATTCATCTTCAAAAGAAGGAACGGATCCTTTAAAAATAGCTAAAATGTCGGGAATGCATGCATGACAAATATTTGCAGCAATTTAGGTGAACATACCAGCAAGCAAGGACCAGAAATATCAGCGCTCTTCCGAATAAGAGTACGAAGTGATATACCGTGTCTGGCCGTGCTGCCCTTCATTAGAATGAACAGGTTAGTTATTGATACTGTATTCAGGCTACCAAAGTTGCATCAGAAGTAGCAGTAGAAACAATTTTAAAATCAAGATTACCTATATAACAAGATCCATTGACAACCTTTCACTATATTAGGAAGGGCAGACTggaaaaaatcatataaatgtGGAGTAATGAAAACAGAATCAGTGGTGAGATAGGCCATGGACTGGTCAAAACTGTGTCTATCAGGAGCATCTTCAAAAGTTTCCGAACAGCTGGCAATGCTCCCAGCAGAATTAGGCTCTCCATTATCCTTGTCTGTATTTACTGTTTCCTTTTTTTCACAAACTGAACTACTGATGGAGCCATTTTCACCTTTTTCTGGAAGAATATCTGGTATGTAATCATCGTGAACCTCAAAATTATCGAGAGGTTTATCGCGCCACGAGAAACTTTTACTTCTCCAAGTATAAGAATTTGATTGAAGTGGTTTGACCTCTCTTCGATCTCTtatattcacaaaatatgtTGATGgtagaaggaaagaaaatatcGATGTGATAGATTTTCCCTCCTTGGTATACGGCCTGGCCTAAACACAGAGAGAGGTAATGTTACAAATAATATGTAAGCCTTAATCAAACAACAAATCTTCCAATGCagaaaaaggaagggaaaacaATGTAGAGCTTCTATTTATGCTTAAATAAACAAATATTCTAAACAACAATAGAATAAGATAAATGTCGCATGAGTAGTAGCTCACTCTCCAGCAGGAAATGCAAACTCtatatgaatatacatataattctaTTCAATATCGCAGCTGACAAATGCTGTTCCATTTAGTGACAAACAACTATAAACAAACCCGAGCTTGAACGCCCAGTGTTCTTTCTTGTCAACTTTTATTCtcataataaatatatcaagtacTTCATATTGTGCAACCTCAAAATAAACAACCATGAAATAACTAACTAAATACTTCGATACTTTTAAAAGTTTCATCTTTTATTGTCATCTTAATTTCTGCTTTCAGTTACATGATTCACCTCATATACAAATTCCTTAGACATGATAAATAGCTTTTATCATTTTACTTTTTAGTTTCAGTTAcctatatcatattcatatacaaaTTCTTTAAACATCACAtatcatttttctcttttttttattcaGTTACCAATTTCATGCTCATATATAAATCCCTTAAACATCATATAaagttttcatcttttttttctttttttagttaTCCAATTCAGTTTATGCACAAACTAATCACCCCAAATTGACAGATCACCAAAAGTTAACATTTTTCCAGCAAAACCAATTGAATTACACATATATTAATGAACAAAAAAACTTTAAATTAACAAAACATTCAAGAAAGCTTAAATTCTaacaaagaaagatgaaaaaaagaaCCTGAGATTGTTGATCAACAGATTTAGAAGGTGAAGCTGAAAATAGACGTGAAAGTTTCTCAGAAACTGTATCCTTTACAGCATAcatagttcttttttttttttttttttttttttttttttattttcaagaacctTTGAAATTTAGAACAAAACTGAGATTTAAAGAGTTATTTTGAGATACccaaattcaaaaatttattgAAAAAGGCAATGTGAATGCAAAAGGGTgtctttttcttgaattgcaTTTGGATTTTTTGGGATCTTGATCTGAGCACCGACGGCTTTTGTAAATAACAGCTGAAAAcagaaggaaaaacaaaaaaaaaaaaaggatgaattgGAAAATAagggaacttttttttttttttttggtcgaaAAATAAGGGACTGTCTGATTAAAATTTTAGACCAGGATATTCTGATTTTGACTTTGTaccgactttttttttttcttcttcttttgacTAGTTGGTAGGGAGAAATGGGgggaaactaatttttttttgggagaaaaatgaaattaattttatgaatGGGTGATTTGCACAAATAGGATCTTTGGGTATCCCAGTTAAACTTTGGCCTGATTAAGAAAAAGTGCAACAATTTCGTTAGGATTGGGAGCAAAATCTGAGTGAATTTTCTTATTTGAGATTGGGAAGATTTAATCCTGATGAATCGCTAGGATTGCAGTCATACGATTTGCCTTAAACAATAAGTCATACACTCATAGTGATAGATTTTGGCCATATATAGAGCGTGATGATCTTTTCAGCATTGGTGCCCGAAATTTTGACAATTCATTAGGCTAAAATCCTGACAATTACCATAACTTATTGTGCATAAATTTTAGCAACatatttttgcttcaaaattgattgaaattgtttcaattcaatttcaaatttgatatCCAACCTTCTAATGttagtaaaaataattttcatgttAGATTTTTACCCAATCCTTCAAAAATTAATAGACTCGTTTTATCTCCTCTACAAACAAACTCAATAAAATCCAATTTTAGTGCCCTTTAAGTTTCTATAATTCAAAattatcacaataaataacGCGTCTTCAAATTTCTACTGCAcagaaggaggagaagaaagaagaaaaagtacaacaacaacaacaatagcaggTGAGTCCCACAACGCGAAATGCCagagagggtagagtgtacgcgaCCTACCCCTACCTTAGGTTGGAGGGCGTTTCCGGAAGACGCCGGCTCGAAAAGCATATGAAAAGGTCGATACGGGCAACCAAATCAaagtaattatgaaaatgaaaacaatgaaagtaaataagTCGTTATAAACCAACAAATACTCGCAAAATCGAGAGAAAATAGAGTAATATAACTAATCGTAAGAAAGGATAAACGCGACTACttactagccttctatcctaatatgagtcatccatacccttctatctatgatgaatgtatatatttgcacaactttattttaaccTAGTCAAATTAAACACCACCCTTTCAAAAGACCAACTCGTGAAAATTTAACTTTGTAAATTGGACATCTGTAATCACGTTTAGATTAGCCGAATAAAAAGCATAATTTAAACATCAAGTCATAGATTAAGGTAGGGTCGCAATCCTAACATATGAATGCTTGTTGACGTCAAGTATAAACCAATTTTAACTCAAGGAATTGACTAATCACATAGTTAATTTGATCGTTTAAGTTTATactttgtttttgttcttttgaaGTGTGATAA
This portion of the Lycium ferocissimum isolate CSIRO_LF1 chromosome 1, AGI_CSIRO_Lferr_CH_V1, whole genome shotgun sequence genome encodes:
- the LOC132038550 gene encoding uncharacterized protein LOC132038550 isoform X1, with the protein product MYAVKDTVSEKLSRLFSASPSKSVDQQSQARPYTKEGKSITSIFSFLLPSTYFVNIRDRREVKPLQSNSYTWRSKSFSWRDKPLDNFEVHDDYIPDILPEKGENGSISSSVCEKKETVNTDKDNGEPNSAGSIASCSETFEDAPDRHSFDQSMAYLTTDSVFITPHLYDFFQSALPNIVKGCQWILLYSTARHGISLRTLIRKSADISGPCLLITGDKKGAVFGGLLDAPLRPTAKRKYQGTNQTFVFTTLYGEPRLFRPTGANRYFHLCLNDILALGGGGNFALSLDSELLSGSSGPCETFGNSFLAHDQEFELKNVELWGFAHASRYLTA
- the LOC132038550 gene encoding uncharacterized protein LOC132038550 isoform X2 yields the protein MYAVKDTVSEKLSRLFSASPSKSVDQQSQARPYTKEGKSITSIFSFLLPSTYFVNIRDRREVKPLQSNSYTWRSKSFSWRDKPLDNFEVHDDYIPDILPEKGENGSISSSVCEKKETVNTDKDNGEPNSAGSIASCSETFEDAPDRHSFDQSMAYLTTDSVFITPHLYDFFQSALPNIVKGCQWILLYSTARHGISLRTLIRKSADISGPCLLGTNQTFVFTTLYGEPRLFRPTGANRYFHLCLNDILALGGGGNFALSLDSELLSGSSGPCETFGNSFLAHDQEFELKNVELWGFAHASRYLTA